DNA from Streptomyces rishiriensis:
GCACGCCCTCGTGCTCTCCCGCGACGGGCTGAAGCTCTGCCGTACCCCGGAACTGACGGTCGACCAGGCCGACCAGCTCGCCGCCATCGCCGCCGGCATCCAGTCGCTGTCGCACGGCGCCTCGGTCGAGTTCGGCGACGGCAGCGGAGGCGTACGTTCCTCGATGACCGAGTTCTACGGCGGAACGCTGTTCATCGTGGAGGCCGGCGAAGGCGCGCACCTGGCCGTGGTCACCACCGAGGAGGCCGAACCCGGACTCGTCGGGCACAACATGAGCGAGCTGGTGGAACAGCTCGGCGAACACCTGACGGCCCCGCCCCGCACGGCGTGAAGCGCCCGGGCAGGGACGACGCCCCCGACCGGCTCTACACCCTCACCGGGGGCCGCAGCCGTTCGGGGCCCGACAGTCCCTTCGACCTCGTGACGCTGGTGGTGGCCGAGAGCGACCCCACCGTCGGCATGCAGTCCGAGCACGCGGCGGTCCTCAGGCTGGCGCAGGCGCCCACCGCCGTGGTGGAGGTCGCCGCCGAACTGGGGCTTCCCGTGAGCATCACCAAGATCCTTCTCTCCGACCTGCTCGCCGCCGGCCGGGTCAGCGCCCGCCACCCCCGCAACTCCGCCCTTCCCGATCCCGACGTCTTGGAGCAGGTGCTCGTTGGACTCCGCAACCTCTGACGTGCGCACCCCCCTGGGTGCCACCGCCGACAACGGTCTGAAGATCGTGGTCGTGGGCGGCTTCGGCGTCGGAAAGACGACCATGGTCCGTTCGGTCAGCGAGATCCGTCCCCTCAACACCGAGGAGACGATGACGAGGGCCGGCGAGACGGTCGACGACACCAGCGAGATCCGCGGGAAGACCGCGACCACCGTGGCCTTCGACTTCGGCCGGATCACCCTCGACGAGCGCAACGTGCTGTACCTCTTCGGCGCGCCCGGCCAGGAGCGCTTCTGGTTCCTCTGGGACCGGCTGTTCTCCGGCACCCTCGGCGCGGTCGTCCTGGTGGACACCCGGCGCATCGGCGACTCCTGGTACGCGATCGACCGTCTGGAGCGCCACGGCACGCCGTTCATCGTCGCCTGCAACGACTTCGGCGGCGCCCGCCACGCGCACGAGGACGTCCGCGAGGCTCTCGACCTCGATCCGCAGGTGCCCCTGATCGACTGCGACGCCCGTACCCGGGAGTCCAGCAAGCAGGTCCTCATCACGCTGGTCCAGCACATCCAGAGCCGGTACGCCGGGCAGCGGGACCACGCCGCCGCTTCATCACGGGAGTTCGTGTGAGCACCGACGCCGTTCCGCTCAGCGGTCCGCGCTTCCAGACCGAACCCTCCCGGCTGTACCGGGAGATGCGTGCGCAGCACGGCGCCGTCGCCCCCGTCCTGCTGGACGGCGACGTCCCGGCCTGGCTCGTCCTCGGCTACCGCGAACTGCACCAGGTCACGGGCGACCCGGTCCTGTTCAGCCGTGACTCGGAGCTGTGGAACCAGTGGGACACCATTCCCGGGGACTGGCCCCTGCTGCCGATGATCGGCCGCAAGCAGCCGTCGATCCTCTACACGGTCGGTGAGCGGCACCGCGAGCGGGCCGCCATGATCAGCAACGCGCTGGAGGCCAGCGACCCCACCCGGCTGCGCCGCCACGCCGAGCGGTTCGCCGACGAACTGATCGACGCGCTGTGCACCGAGGGAACGGCCGATCTCGTCGGCCAGTACGCCATGCTGCTGCCCGTTCGCGTCCTGGCGCAGTTGTACGGCTTCTCCGACGAGGACGGACCGGGCCTGGTCACCGCGTTGAACGACATGATCGACGGCCGGGAGCGCGCCCTCGCCGGTCAGAGCCATCTGGCCCGCTCCATGGGCGAGTTGCTGGCCGCCCGCCGGGCCGCACCCGCCGACGACGTGGTCTCCCGCATGCTGGCCGACCCCCGGTGGTTTCACCGACGAGGAGATCGCCCAGGACCTCATGGTGATGATGGCGGCCGGACACCAGCCCACCGCCGACTGGATCGGCAACTCGCTGCGGCTGATGCTCACCGACGGTCGTTTCGCCGCGTCGCTCTTCGGTGGCCGCAACAGCGTCGCGGAGGCGATGAACGAGGTGCTCTGGGAGGACACGCCGACCCAGAACGTCGCCGGCCGCTGGGCGTCGCGCGACACCCACCTCGGCGGGCAGCACATCCGGGCCGGCGACCTGCTCCTCCTCGGCCTGCAGGCAGCGAACTCCGACCCTCAGGTGCGTCCGGTCGGAGACGACCTCACCGGCGGCAACAACGCCCACTTCTCCTTCGGCCACGGTGAGCACCGCTGCCCGTTCCCGGCCCAGGAGGTCGCCGAGGTGATCGCCCGGACAGGGATCGAGGTCGTCCTCGACCGGCTGCCCGACATCGATCTCGACGTCCCGGCCGACCTCCTGACCCGCCGCCCGTCGCCCTGGCTGCGCGGGCTGACGGAACTGCCCGTGCGGTTCACACCCACCCCTGCCCTGGGAGGCAACTGATCATGACGTCCGGAACCGAAGAGCTGCGGATTCCCCTGGACCCGTTCGTCACCGACCTGGACGGTGAGAGCGCCAAGCTGCGGGCGGCCGGGCCGCTCGCCGCGGTCGAACTGCCCGGCGGGGTCCCGGTGTGGGCGGTCACCCGGCACGCCGAGGCCAGGGCATTGCTGACCGATCCGAGGCTGGTCAAGGACATCGAGGTCTGGGGCGCCTGGCGGCGCGGCGAGATCCCGTCCGACTGGCCCCTGATCGGCCTGGCCAACCCCGGCCGCTCCATGCTCACCGTGGACGGCGCCGACCACCGCAGGATGCGCGGCCTCGTCGCCCAGGCCCTCACCCCGCGCCGGGTGGAGGCGATGCGCGAGCGGATCACGGAGCTCACCGCGCGGCTGCTGGACCGGCTGCCCGCCGACGCCGACGTCGTCGACCTCAAGGCGGAGTTCGCCTACCCCTTGCCGATGTACGTCGTCGCCGATCTCATGGGCATCGAGGAGAGCCGACTGCCGCGGCTGAAGGTGCTGTTCGAGAAGTTCTTCTCCACCCAGACCCCGCCGCAGGAGGTCGTCGCCACCCTCGTCGAACTGGCGGGGATCATGGCCGAGACCGTCGCCGCCAAGCGCGCCGAGCCCGGTGACGACCTGACCAGCGCGCTCGTCCTGGCCTCGGAGGACGGCGACCGTCTCACCGACGAGGAGATCGTCTCCACGCTCCAGCTCATGGTCGCCGCCGGCCACGAGACCACCATCTCCCTGATCGTCAACGCCGTCGTCAACCTCTCCACCCACCCGGACCAGCGCGCACTGGTCCTCTCGGGCGAGGTGGACTGGTCCGCGGTGATCGAGGAGACCCTGCGCTGGTCGACACCGACGTCGCACGTGCTGATCAGGTTCGCGACCGAGGACGTGCCGGTCGGCGACCGGGTCATCCCGGCGGGCGACGCGCTCATCGTCTCCTACGGCGCGATAGGCCGCGACGAGGAGGCGCACGGCCCCTCGGCCGGCGAGTTCGACATCACCCGTGAGACCCGCACCCGCCACATCTCCTTCGGTCACGGCCCGCACGTCTGCCCCGGCGCGGCCCTGTCCCGTCTGGAGGCGGGCGTGGCGCTGCCCGCGCTGTACGCCCGCTTCCCCGGCCTGCATCTGGCGGTGGAGCCGTCGGCCCTGCGCAACAAGCCGGTGGTGACCCAGAACGACCTCTTCGAGCTCCCCGTCCGGCTCGCCCCCGCGGCTCTCTGACGCACTTTCGCAAGCCACTCGCACCGCGTGCGTCCGTACGGCCGTGATGCGAGGCAGAAGAAGGTGACGAGCTCCCGTCCCGTGCCCCGAGCCGGGACGGGAGCCGTTCGACGTGGGCCGAGCAGAGCAGGAGCCGGCCCGCCGGGAGGCGCCCGGAATCCGATCACTGGGCCCCATGCCCCTCTGGGCCGTTGTACGACGCCGGGCGCCTCGTGGCTCAGGCGGCCCGGGTGAGTTCGGCGCGACCGAACAGCAGGGCGTACCCGGAGGGGAGTTGGGCGAGGACGCGGCTGAGGAGTTCCTCGCCGGCGAGCTGGGCCACGACGCGCAGGACGGTGCCGGTGTCCCATCGGGTGGTGGCCATCGAGCCGCCGGTGCGGGACGCGAGGTCCTTGACGAAACCCCAGCCGGTGAGGGGTTCGGTGGCGGGGATCTCGGAAGTGAGGATGACGGCTGCCTCGTGCGGCAGCCGGGCCGCGAGCTCCACCCGCTCCTCGCCCGTGAGCTGGCGCCCGAGAGCGGCCAGCACAGCGCGCACCGACCTCTCGGCCTGTGCGCGGGTGGGGTACGCGCCTTCGTACCTCACCCTTTCCAGCATCTGCTCGAACGTCGTGCCCGTGGTGGACCGGCACGGCTCCAGCTGGGAAATCATCGGTGACGCGGTCGCCTTTCTCGTCTGGGGTGTTTCTCTTCCGGGGTGATCCCGAGGTGGTGGCCGGGGCTCGCCGGCCGGTCACCACCTCGGTCGGTCAGGGGAGGGGGTGTCGCTGCTCGGGGGTCATACGGGCTGGGGATGGCCGAACAGCAGGTCGTAGCCCGCCGGGAGTTGGAGCAGTATCCGGCGGGTGAGCTCTTCGCCCGCGGCGTCCGAGGCCACACTGAGCACCGCGCTCACATCCCAGGCCGCGGTCCGTTCGGTGGCTCCCTCGATCCATGCCGCGGTGGCCCGCACGAACCTCTCGGGGGAGAGCGGCTCGTGCGCCTGGAGCGGATTGAGCAGCAGGAGCGCCATGCCCTCCGGCAGCCGGGCCGCCAGTTCCGCCCTTACCTCGCCCACCAGGTGAGCGCCCAGAAGCGCCAGCACCGTGCGGGCGGCCCGCTCGGCTTCCTCGGTGGTTTCGTACGCGCCGCGTTCCTTGACCTGGTCCAGGAACGCTTCCCAACGCATGGCCATCGCTGCTCCCTCGTGTGTAGGGCGGCGAGTGCGGAGGGGCGGGGGCGGCCGCAGCAGGGGAGGCCGCCTGCCCGCCTCGGTCTCGGCCGGGAGGAACTCAGCCGCTGATCTCCTTGTGCGCGGAGCCGCCGCCGATGGCGATCTTGCGCGGCTTGGCGCGCTCGGCGATCGGGATGCGCAGCGTCAGCACCCCGGCGTCGTAGTCCGCCTTGATGTGGTCGGTGTCCAGGGTGTCGGCCAGGACGACCTGGCGGGAGAAGACACCCAGAGGCCGCTCGGAGAGCTCCATCTGCACGTCGTCCGCCTTGGCGACGGGGCGCCGCTCGGCCTTGACGGTCAGCATGTTCCGCTCGACGTCGATCTCGATCGCGTCCGTGGGGACGCCGGGCAGGTCGAGCGCGATCACGTACTCCTCGCCCTCACGGTAGGCGTCCATCGGCATCGCCGACGGCCGCGACCAGGTGCCGGGCGTGTGCAGGAGCTGCTGGGTGAGTCGGTCGAGCTCACGGAACGGGTCGGTGCGCATCAACATCGGGAAACACCTCCAGTGTTCGGGTCAGCGCTGTGCTGCCAATGCGGTTCACCTGCCAACCGTTGTAACATGTCATCCAAGCGATGACAAGTGAAGCGTCATCGAAGTGATGACATCCTGGAGGTTCCATGACACAAGAGGATCAGCCCGTCCCCCGCGCCCGCGGCCTCACCCCCGCGTCCTTCCTTGCCGCCGCGGCGCTGAACACGATCCGCGATGCCCTGCACACCGCCCAGACATCGTGGGACGGCGAGCAGCCGGCACCCGCCCAGACCAGCTCCGAGCAGGCACTCGCCGCTCTCCTGCTGCTCCGCGAAGTGCGCGACCAGCTCGCCGAGTGGGAACCGGGGCTGATCGAAGAAGCCCGGGAGGCGGGCAGCAGCTGGGCGGATCTGGCCCACCCGCTCGGCGTCTCCAGCCGTCAGGCCGCCGAGCGCCGCTATCTGCGCGTACGTCCCGGAACCCCCGGGTCCACCGGCGAGCAGCGGGTACAGGCCACCCGCGATCGTCGCGCCGCCGACCGCACCGTCACCGCCTGGGCCCGTGACAACGCGGCGGACCTGCGCCGGCTCGCCGGTCAGATCACCGCGCTCACCGACCTCCCCGCGGCGGCCCGCACCCCTCTCGTCGAGCTCACCGCCGCCCTCGCCGACAACGACGCTGCCGCCCTTGTCGGCCCCCTGACGGTCACGCACCCGTATCTGACACCCGGCCACCCCGAACTGGCGGCGCTGGTCCACGACGTCGCCCGCCACACCGACCGGCTCCGCCGGGACAGTGGCGACCAGCGCCGAGGGCCTCGGACGCCGGGGCCTTGAGCACGGCCGGCCGCACGGGAGCGCTGGACAGGTCGGGCCCCGCCGAAGCCGTGCTGCACGGAATCTCAGCGGGTCTTCGGCGCGTGTCCCGCAACGTTTCCGGCAGCAGGCCGCCCACGATGGCGCCAGGACCTGTACCTGTCGGACGAAAGGGCTCGGTGTGAGCGGACGACGGCGTAGGACAGCTTCGGCCAGGGCACTCCTCGCCGTTTGCCCTCTCGTGGCGGCCCTCGGCGCGTGCGGCGCTCCCGGTGGGCGCGTCGATGCCGCGTCTTCCGCGGTCACGGCTTTGGAGCGGGCCGTCGGCGAAGGCGACCGGGCAGCGATGTGCTCGGCGCTGGCCCCGCAGACGCGCAGTGAGGTGGAGGATTCGGAGAAGAAGGTGTGCCCCGACGCCGTCAGCTCGCAGAGCCTCACGGCTGGGGGCCCTCTCCGCCGTGTGGACGTCTGGGGCCGTCAGGCGCGGGCAGTACTCGCCTCGGACACCCTGTTCCTGTCGCAGTTCCCGGATGGCTGGAAGATCGTCGCCGCGGGATGCCGGCCCCGACCCGGCCGGCCCTACCAGTGCTCCGTCAAGGGGGACTGACCCGTGCGCACCATGTTCACCCTCTGCCTCACCCTCGTCCTGGGAGGCCTTGTCTACTTCACCGCCGTGGGGCTGACGCACCGATGACCGCAGCGAAGAAGCCGGCCCGTCCCAGAGGCACAGGCCATGGTCGGACGCAGCCCACAGGCCGCCGTGGGGTGCTCGGGTTCGTGCGGGACAACGGCATGAGCCTGGGGTTCGGTTGTGCCTTCCTGCTCGCTCTGGCAGGACAGGCGATCGCCGGCTGCGCGGAGTTCAACAACCAGCTCGCCGTCGACGGCCTCGCCCAGGTCGGTTTCCTCGACTACCTCACCTCCTCGGACTTCGCCGTGGACGTCACGGAGAACTGGCAGTCGGAGTACCTGCAGTTCTTCCTGTACATCTTCGCGACCGTCTGGCTCCTCCAGCGCGGATCCCCGGAGTCGAAGGAGATGGACAAAGCGGGCCCCGAGTCGGACGAGGACCAGCGGGTGGGCGAGCACGCCGCGCCCGACTCCCCCCGGTGGGCGAGCGCGGGAGGGGTACGCCAGGCCCTGTTCTCCCGGTCCTTGGGCCTGCTGATGGCAGCGCTGTTCTTCTTCTCCTGGCTGGCTCAGTCCGTCGCGGGCGTCGCCGCCTACAACGAACAGCAGCTCCGACAGCTCCAAGCCCCCGTCGACTGGGGGCATTACGTCAGTTCTGCCGACTTCTGGAGCCGCAGCCTGCAGAACTGGCAATCCGAATTGCTGGCCGTCGCCTCGATGGCGATCTTCTCCGTCTACCTGCGCCAGCGCGGATCGCCGGAGTCCAAGCCCGTCGGCGCCCCGCACTCCACCACCGGCCTCGAGGGCTGAACGGCAGCACATCCCGTCCGCGGGCTCCGGACCCCGGGAGGCGACGCCCGACACGGATCGCGGACTCGGACGGCCCAGGCCACCCGTTGTGCCCCGAGTCTTCGAAAGGCCGTCGAGCGCTTCGGCGGTGGCGGCGCCCCGGGGAGCGAGGTCGCGGACACCACGGCATGGCGTGGGGCCGATGCGTTCTTCAGCGGGAGTGGGTCACTGACTGTGCCGACGCAAGGAAGTCCCGGACCGCGTCCGCGAAACCAACCGGATCGTTGGCGTACAGGAAGTGGTCCGTCCTCAGCTCGACGAGACGGGTGCCGGGCCGCCGAGCGGCCATCCGGGCCGCCTGCTCCGCCGACAGCACACCGCCTTCGGCGCCGCGCACCAGCAGCGCCGGGCAGGTGGAGCCGGTCCAGTCGGCCCAGTGGTCGCCGTGGACCTGCTCCTCGGATTCGTAGATGTCCCTGGGGTGGAAGGGCAGGCCCCAAGCTCCGTCCGGCCGCTCGCGGACGGCGGATTCGAGGTAGGGGGCGAACGGGCCCAACTGCGCCACGAACGCCTCCCGGCTGGGAGCGGTGCCCTCCGGAAGGTTCAGGACGAACGCCAGCGGGTTGCTGCCGTCCAGGCCGAGTTCGGCACAGCCCTCGCCGTTGACCAGCGCGGTCACGCGCTCGGGGTGGCGGGCGGCGAACTGATAGGCGTTGATCGCGCCGAGCGAGTGGCCGAGGAGCGCCGCGCGGTCCAGTTCCAGGTGGTCGAAGAGGGCTTCCACGTCGGCGAGGTAGCCCTCCCGGCTGTAGTCGGCCGCCCGGTCGGAGTCGCCGTGGCCTCGCTGGTCGAGCGCTATGACCCGCCAGTCCGGGGCGAGGCGGGCGGCGAGATCGGCGTACGACCTGCCTTCGGACATGTGTCCGTGCAGGGCGAGCAGCGGGCGGCCCGGCCCCCCGAAGTCCACGTAGGACAGGGTGCGGCCGCCGACTGTGAAGGCGGAGCGCTTGGCGTTGGTGTTGGCGGTGTTCATGGGCTCACCGTAGGCGATATCTATACGAGCGTACAAGACGTACGTACGTGTAATACGGGCGTATGAACGTTGGTGTCGAGCGGTCGGTCTGTGCGGCCGGTCACCGGTGTCTCCTGGAGACGGAGCCGCCGACAGGCGTCGACGAGGGTCGCCTCGAAGCCCGACGGAGCCTTGGCGTCAGACGCTTCGAAGCCCTGTCGGCCTGCTCTCCCCGAGGCGCACCTCGGCACCCCTCATTTCCTGGGGCTCCTCGAAAGGCCGGGCTGTGTGATCGTGTGGCGAGCGCTGATTCATTTCCGAAACCGGCGTTGCGGTATGTCATCCCGCCCCGGCGGTGGGGCGGTGTCGGCCGCGCTTCCCGCCGCCGTCCGTGCCCGGTCCGGCGGCATTCCCGCCCTGCCTGCTCGGGGGCGAGTAATGCCGGGAACGAGGGGAACTCGGGGCATGAAAAAGGCGAGGAATCCGGGGGCAGTGAAGGTCTGGGAGAATGGAGATGTATTCGTGAGCGCTGATATGTGGGGCTACCAGCCGATGGCCGGATACACGACCGGCAGCAGTCTGATCGGCTACAAGGTCGAAGCCACGGACGGAAGCATCGGCAAGGTCGACAAGCACTCCGACGACGTCGGGACTTCGCATCTCGTGGTCGACACCGGGGTGTGGATCTTCGGCAAGCACGTCCTGATCCCGGCGGGCCTCGTCAGCGGCATCGACACAGCGGGCGAGACGATCTACGTCGACCGGACCAAGGAGCAGATCAAGAACGCTCCCGAATTCGACAAGGAAAAGCACACCGGGGACCCGGGCTATCACGAGGTGATCGGCGGCTACTACGGGAGCCACCGGGCCTAGGTCTCATAGGCCTCATATGCCACAGCGTGCGTCTCCGTGTGGAATCGCAGGAGGGTGTCGAGGCAGGTCGCCCGGACCGGCCGACAGCATCGTACGAAGGCCCCGGACCGTGGTCCGGGGCCTTCGGTGGTCTCAACCGCTCAAGCGGCTGCGCAGCAACTGCTTGCCGAACTCGGCTCCCTTACGGCTGTCGGCCTGCGCCTTGCCGAAGAGTTCGGCGAGTTCGCTGTCGCCCTCCCGCTGTGAGCATCGACCCCCGGCCGTGCCTCGGTGCGCTGCGTGCCGGCCGCGGAACGTGGCGTCCGCCCCGGTGCTTATTGGTTTGCCGCCGATAGTTGCGGTCGGATAGGAAGCTTGCATGCTCAGGGGCAACAAGGTCGGGCTCAGGGCCCGGCACGAGGACGACATCCCGATCCTGCGGGCCGAGCTCTACGACGACGTGGTCAACTCCTCACGCTCAGAAGCCGGGCCGTGGCGGCCGATCACGCCCGGCTCGAAGGATCCACGGCTCGTGGCGGACGACAAGGAGCAGGGGCACGTCAAGTTCTCCGTGGTGGAGCTGGAGGGCGACACCCTGGTCGGCACGGCTGCGCTGTGGGGCATCGACAACCACAACCGGTCCGCGCACATCGGGATGGGGCTGTTGCCGTCCTCCCGCGGAAAGGGATACGGCACCGAAGTGGTCGCGGTGCTGTGCCACTACGGTTTCGTCGTGCGCGGCCTGCAGCGGATACAGATCGAGACGCTGTCGGACAATGCCGCGATGCTGCGTTCCGCTCAGCGCAGCGGCTTCGTCCGCGAGGGCGTGCTGCGCTCCTCGGCATGGGTGATGGGCGAGTTTCTGGACGAGGTGGTGCTCGGGCTCCTGGCCCAGGACTGGAAGCCCGCCTCGATGGGCTAGGCAGCCGCCGGATTGACAAAGACGTTCACTCGTCCCGCCTCTGACGTGCCGTCACCGCAGAGTGGTCGCGTGCACCGCGTTCCGACACAACGGCTGCGGCCGTCGGACCGGCATCGGCCGCCTTGCATCGCACGGGCCGCAACGTCCCGCCATCAAGCCGGTGCATCGCCCTTGCGCGACTCACGTTATGCGACGCATCACTTCCGGAGTGCCGTGCGTCGGGCATGCGCCATCATGATCGGAATGGACGCTCGTTTCCTCGGCATCGCCGAGCTGGCCGAAGTCCCGTCCGTGGCGGTCGTGGTCGACGTCATGCGCGCCTTCACCGTGGCCGCCTGGGCCTTTGCCCAGGGAGCGGAGAAGATCGTTCTCGCTGAGTCGCTTGAGGAAGCCCTGGCACTCAAGGCTCGCCACCCGGATTGGGTGGCGCTCAAAGACGGTCCGCCCGCGCCCGGGTTCGACGCCGTCAACTCGCCGGGCCTGCTGCGGTCCGTTGACGTCGGCGGACGGACCGTTGTGCAGAAGACCACGGCCGGGACGGTCGGCGCCCTCGCGGCCAAGGAGGCGTCGCTGGTGCTGTGCGCCGGCTTCGTCGTGGCGGAGGCAACGGCTCGGTTCCTGCGGACGCGCAAGAGTGACAGTGTCACCTTCGTGGTCACCGGTGAAGAGGGCCGGGCCGATGAAGATCTGGCGTGTGCTCAGTACATCGCTCGGAGAGTCACCGGGGCTGAGACGGATGCCGGCGAGTTCCTCCGCCGCGCTGCCGAGTCCCGCGCCGCTGCGGAACTGGCGGAGGGCGTGCGTCAAGGAGTCCACCCTGACGACGTTGCGCTCTGCCTCGAGGTGAACCGATTTCCCTTCGCCATGGCGGCCACCTTGGACAGTTCGCTCATGGTGCTCCGTCCTTGCGCCGTGCCTTCGCTGAACGACGAGGCCCTGATCTGATCGCTGGTGAGGTCCGACTTGCGCCACGTCCGCGGCGGCCGCACGTGCCACGTCACGCCCGTTCGGTCACGGCCGTTCGGTCATTCCCGTTCGGTCAGGGGCCCTTGCGCTGGGGGGAGTGCGTCGAAATGCCGTCGCCCGGCTCCATCGCCTTTCGTGCCGGGCCGCTTTCGCGCCGGGCCTCCGGGGGCTACTGTTCCGGTGCAGCGAGTGACACACGAGGAGCCAAAGTCATGATCGGTCGCCCGAGCGCGCGTTGACGTCGTAGGCCGCCACCGGCCCGTCATCGCGTGCTGCCCTTGATGTTGCGGCACAGCGAACCTTCCCTGCCCGGACCTTCGGTGCGTCTGTCGTGCGCTCGACGGCGGGTGCTTCGTTGTCGGCAAGCCAAGGATCCTCGTGCCGTCCGCTTCTTCTTCTTGTGTATCCGGTTCCGGTCGCCCTGTTCCGTCAAGCCTGTGGCGCGACGGCGACTTCCGCAGACTCTGGCTCGGCCAGGCGGTCTCTCAACTCGGCGAACACGCAAGCCTGGTCGTGCTGCCGCTCTTCGCGGTCCTGACGCTCGACGCCGGTGCCGGCCAGTTGGGCGCGCTGCGCGCGGCAGGACAGGCGCCGATCCTGTTGCTCTCGCTCTTCGTCGGCGCTTGGGTGGACGGGTGGCGGACGCGCACGGTGATGGTGCTGACGGACGTCGGCCGGACCCTGACCCTGGGCGCCGCCGCCGTGGCCGGCCTCCTCGGTTGGCTCGGGCTGCCCGCGCTGTTCGTGGTCGCCTTCGCCGTCGGGGCCCTGTCCGTGTTCTTCGACGTGGCATACCAGGCGTCTCTCGTACGGCTGGTGCGACGTGATCAGCTGGTGCGGAGCAACAGTGTGCTGGAGGGCAGCCGGTCCGCGGCCCAGATCGGTGGTCCCGCCCTGGGCGGCACGTTGGTGTCCCTGCTGTCGGCGCCTATCGCCATCGCCTCCAGCGCGCTGTTCTTCGCGCTGTCGTTCCTGTCGATCCGAGGGATCCGTAGGGACGAACCCATCCCGAGAGGTTCGGAACGCCCCGCTCGTATGTGCCGGCGGATCCATGAGGGCCTCCGGTTCGTCATCAGCGACACCTCGCTGCGGGCCGTGTGTCTCGCCTCGGCCGCCTTCCAGTTCTCCTTCGCGGCCGTGATGACCGTCTATGTGCTCTTCCTTCCGCGGGAACTGCAGCTGTCAGGCACTGCCGTCGGGCTGGCACTCGCGGCGACGGGACCGGGCGCGCTCCTGGGCTCCGTACTGGCCGCACGCCTGCCGAACCGGTTCGCGTACGGCCCCGTACTCGTGACCGCGGCGGCACTCGGCGACGGCGCGTTCCTGTGCGTGCCCGCGCTGCACGGCCCCTCTGCCGTAACGGTGCTCGCTCTCCTGGCCGTCAGCTTCGTGTTCGGGATCGGCGGCCAGCTGGTGACGGTCACGGTCATGGCCGTCCGACAGGCCGTCACTCCGGAAGGAATGCAGGGCCGTGCGGCCGCGACGATCACCTTCGTCGGCATGGGGTCGACCCCGCTCGGTTCTCTGCTCGGCGGATTCCTCGCGGCGGAGTGGGGGTTGCGCACCAGCCTGCTGGTGACGGCCGCAGGCATGCTGCTGTCCCCTGTGGTGATGGCCTTGTCCCCGCTCGCCCGACTGGGACGGGAGCTTCCGGCCTCCCGGGAGGCCACGGCGACGACGGCCGGCCAGCCGGAACTGCATGAATCGGCCCTCCGTACGACGAGCAGTCGCCACCGGGCGCCACGAGGCGACGCCAGGTGACGCCGGGTCACGTCGACGTCGCGACTCACCTTGAGCGCCGAGCCGTTGCTGCCGCTGCCGCTGCCGCCGTAGGTCATCCGATGCTCCTGCCCGGCGGGCGTGCGATAGGTTGCCCGTCATGGCTGAGCTCGGACCCGGCGCCTGGCCGCCTGCCCCGATCAGGACCGAGCGGCTCGTGCTCCGTGAGTCCGAGGCTCGGGACCGTGCGGCGT
Protein-coding regions in this window:
- a CDS encoding PRC-barrel domain-containing protein; amino-acid sequence: MSADMWGYQPMAGYTTGSSLIGYKVEATDGSIGKVDKHSDDVGTSHLVVDTGVWIFGKHVLIPAGLVSGIDTAGETIYVDRTKEQIKNAPEFDKEKHTGDPGYHEVIGGYYGSHRA
- a CDS encoding GNAT family N-acetyltransferase, yielding MLRGNKVGLRARHEDDIPILRAELYDDVVNSSRSEAGPWRPITPGSKDPRLVADDKEQGHVKFSVVELEGDTLVGTAALWGIDNHNRSAHIGMGLLPSSRGKGYGTEVVAVLCHYGFVVRGLQRIQIETLSDNAAMLRSAQRSGFVREGVLRSSAWVMGEFLDEVVLGLLAQDWKPASMG
- a CDS encoding 2-phosphosulfolactate phosphatase, with amino-acid sequence MDARFLGIAELAEVPSVAVVVDVMRAFTVAAWAFAQGAEKIVLAESLEEALALKARHPDWVALKDGPPAPGFDAVNSPGLLRSVDVGGRTVVQKTTAGTVGALAAKEASLVLCAGFVVAEATARFLRTRKSDSVTFVVTGEEGRADEDLACAQYIARRVTGAETDAGEFLRRAAESRAAAELAEGVRQGVHPDDVALCLEVNRFPFAMAATLDSSLMVLRPCAVPSLNDEALI
- a CDS encoding MFS transporter → MPSASSSCVSGSGRPVPSSLWRDGDFRRLWLGQAVSQLGEHASLVVLPLFAVLTLDAGAGQLGALRAAGQAPILLLSLFVGAWVDGWRTRTVMVLTDVGRTLTLGAAAVAGLLGWLGLPALFVVAFAVGALSVFFDVAYQASLVRLVRRDQLVRSNSVLEGSRSAAQIGGPALGGTLVSLLSAPIAIASSALFFALSFLSIRGIRRDEPIPRGSERPARMCRRIHEGLRFVISDTSLRAVCLASAAFQFSFAAVMTVYVLFLPRELQLSGTAVGLALAATGPGALLGSVLAARLPNRFAYGPVLVTAAALGDGAFLCVPALHGPSAVTVLALLAVSFVFGIGGQLVTVTVMAVRQAVTPEGMQGRAAATITFVGMGSTPLGSLLGGFLAAEWGLRTSLLVTAAGMLLSPVVMALSPLARLGRELPASREATATTAGQPELHESALRTTSSRHRAPRGDAR